One window of Thioflexithrix psekupsensis genomic DNA carries:
- a CDS encoding adenylate/guanylate cyclase domain-containing protein — MNLLTLLKWLKITMIWKSILIGLLYSGIMSASANTEVSEDVLFSIQQLMSQAQQAQIREDNQTALTLQRQASELLQLHLPDSALFMENSYFLAKLHYDLGSYVQALASYEKVSVLAGKLGDKEKFAAALLGMSMTLWRQDNYQAALEHGLNALRAYQELDHRAGIADALHNIGTINDILKNYDKALEYHQQALVLREQLQDRKAIAESLNAMGIVYYFSKNYEKAAEFYEKTLAILMQLEDDKGVAKLLNNLGLVYKEQGDYDKAINYFFQTLDYANKLGNKYEIVNVSNNIGKLFILKADYDQAELFLHRALKIAEEIEAKDLIRESSEYYSDLFVANNDYEKALFYFKKAAQIRRELLDENRGKAIADLQTKYETEQKAQEIALLQRENNIKQLELERQTLLRNGFLIGFGFVLLMAMVAFYLYIVKKKAHHQLSELYSLISQEKAKSDQLLLNILPSRVANDLKEFGKTEPELFENVTVFFSDIVSFTKTSEKLDVKVLIEELNDIFTAFDNIVERNHCERIKTIGDAYLCVCGMPEENPQHAYNIVRAAVEIIQYMQQRNAQRSISWQIRVGIHTGPVVGGVVGVKKYIYDVFGDTINTTSRMEANSEPMKINISSVTYAAIQGQFKTQDRGEIDAKGKGKMRMYFVETDSNTALLNVMQHNQ, encoded by the coding sequence TTGAATTTATTAACGTTATTAAAGTGGTTAAAAATAACTATGATATGGAAATCAATATTAATTGGTTTACTCTATTCTGGAATAATGTCTGCCTCTGCCAACACAGAAGTATCTGAAGATGTTTTATTTTCGATTCAACAATTAATGAGCCAAGCCCAACAAGCCCAAATCAGAGAAGATAATCAAACGGCATTAACTTTACAAAGACAAGCCTCTGAATTATTACAATTGCATTTGCCTGATAGTGCGTTGTTTATGGAAAATAGTTATTTTTTAGCCAAGTTACATTATGATTTAGGCTCTTATGTACAAGCATTAGCCAGTTATGAAAAGGTGAGTGTATTGGCAGGAAAATTAGGAGATAAAGAAAAATTTGCAGCGGCTTTATTAGGGATGAGCATGACGCTGTGGCGACAGGACAATTACCAAGCGGCATTAGAACACGGTTTAAATGCTTTGCGTGCCTATCAAGAATTGGATCATCGTGCGGGAATTGCCGACGCATTGCATAATATAGGAACGATTAATGACATACTGAAAAATTATGATAAAGCCTTAGAATATCATCAACAGGCTTTAGTTTTACGCGAACAATTACAAGATCGCAAAGCAATTGCTGAATCTTTAAATGCGATGGGAATTGTTTATTATTTTTCAAAAAACTATGAAAAAGCGGCCGAGTTTTACGAAAAAACATTGGCCATTCTCATGCAATTAGAAGATGATAAAGGCGTTGCTAAATTGCTTAATAACTTGGGTTTGGTGTATAAAGAGCAAGGTGATTATGACAAAGCGATAAATTACTTTTTTCAAACCCTTGATTATGCAAATAAACTAGGGAACAAATATGAAATTGTCAATGTATCCAATAATATTGGTAAATTATTTATTTTGAAAGCGGATTATGATCAAGCTGAATTATTTTTGCATCGTGCTTTAAAAATTGCAGAAGAGATTGAGGCTAAAGATTTAATCAGAGAAAGCAGTGAATACTATTCTGATTTATTTGTTGCCAATAATGATTATGAAAAGGCGTTATTTTACTTTAAAAAGGCGGCTCAAATACGAAGAGAATTGTTAGATGAAAATCGTGGCAAAGCGATTGCCGATCTACAAACCAAATATGAAACAGAGCAAAAAGCGCAAGAAATTGCTTTATTGCAACGCGAAAATAATATTAAACAGTTAGAATTAGAACGCCAAACTTTATTGCGTAATGGTTTCTTGATTGGTTTTGGTTTTGTTTTACTCATGGCAATGGTGGCGTTTTACTTATATATTGTGAAAAAGAAAGCGCATCATCAGTTGTCGGAATTATACAGTTTAATTTCGCAAGAAAAAGCCAAATCAGATCAATTATTACTGAATATTTTACCCAGTCGTGTTGCCAATGATTTAAAAGAATTTGGCAAAACTGAACCTGAATTATTTGAAAATGTTACCGTGTTTTTTTCTGATATTGTGTCTTTTACCAAAACCTCAGAAAAATTGGATGTAAAAGTATTAATTGAGGAGTTAAATGATATTTTTACTGCCTTTGATAATATTGTGGAACGCAATCATTGTGAGCGAATTAAAACCATTGGTGATGCTTATTTGTGCGTTTGTGGAATGCCTGAGGAAAATCCTCAACATGCTTATAATATTGTGCGGGCAGCGGTGGAAATTATTCAATACATGCAGCAACGCAACGCCCAACGATCTATCTCTTGGCAAATTCGCGTAGGCATTCATACTGGGCCTGTGGTGGGTGGCGTAGTGGGCGTGAAAAAATATATTTATGATGTATTTGGCGACACCATTAATACCACTTCTCGTATGGAAGCTAATTCCGAACCCATGAAAATTAATATTTCTTCCGTCACTTACGCCGCTATTCAAGGACAATTCAAAACCCAAGACCGCGGCGAAATTGATGCAAAAGGTAAAGGAAAAATGCGTATGTATTTTGTAGAAACGGATTCTAATACTGCCCTTCTCAATGTGATGCAACACAACCAGTAA
- a CDS encoding YdcH family protein, whose translation MFGEHHEIVKEFPQYRDSIKNLCETDQHFQQMYQEYHELDEEILKIEQNVEPVSDVYAETLKKKRVHLKDQIYHKLVHHSA comes from the coding sequence ATGTTTGGCGAACATCATGAAATCGTCAAAGAGTTCCCACAATATCGGGATTCTATTAAGAACTTATGCGAAACAGATCAACATTTTCAACAGATGTATCAAGAATATCATGAGCTTGATGAAGAAATCTTGAAAATTGAACAGAATGTAGAACCTGTCTCCGATGTTTACGCTGAAACACTCAAGAAAAAACGGGTACATCTGAAGGATCAGATTTACCACAAATTGGTGCATCATTCAGCTTAA
- a CDS encoding Hsp20/alpha crystallin family protein has translation MNASRFRHNPWTLLDQLYKNLDQSYSHYPAEADEETTVATSAWVPAVDIKEEEDRFVIQADIPGVAPSDIEVTMEKGMLTIRGERSIHTAEERKLYKRVERTRGTFYRRFGLPDTADADRISASGKHGVLEIIIPKRQAAQTRKIDVRS, from the coding sequence ATGAACGCATCTCGTTTTCGTCACAATCCTTGGACTTTGTTGGATCAGTTATACAAAAACTTAGATCAAAGTTATTCTCATTACCCTGCCGAAGCGGACGAAGAGACTACCGTGGCAACCAGTGCATGGGTGCCTGCGGTGGATATTAAGGAAGAAGAAGACCGTTTTGTGATTCAAGCCGACATACCGGGCGTGGCACCGTCTGACATTGAAGTGACGATGGAAAAAGGCATGTTGACGATTCGCGGCGAACGCAGCATACACACCGCAGAAGAACGTAAACTTTATAAGCGCGTAGAACGCACACGTGGCACATTTTATCGTCGTTTTGGTTTACCCGACACTGCGGATGCGGACAGAATCTCCGCTTCAGGTAAACACGGTGTATTAGAAATCATCATTCCCAAACGACAAGCCGCCCAAACACGCAAGATTGATGTGCGCTCCTGA
- a CDS encoding DUF262 domain-containing protein, translating to MIDNEDVEDTRDDTDDEEDFLSDSNEPAFDPRKINIATEQNSLATIVMMIKDGIIDLAPEFQRNPGIWTPIKKSLLIESVLLGIPIPAFYFDTSESGHESENSYEEKWLVVDGLQRLSAFKEFIIDQTLELTGLVLLTDLKGLKYHQLEKFLQLKLNRYQVTTFLIRPNTPKEIRYDLFRRINTGGLVLNAQEIRNTLNRGKPAQFLKKLAEDARFSALFPIKNDRMADRELILRYIAFYNKPYTEYEAPFAKFLDKAMEHISILKQSELENIENAFWQALQFIKDADLDINKKRPNKALFEVLCVLLGKLNTEALSKLKKNKENFIKAFNDIKSDKNSEFYKSTYEGTASKPSVLTRFSTIEALIEKYKK from the coding sequence ATGATTGATAATGAAGATGTAGAAGACACCAGAGATGATACCGATGATGAAGAAGATTTTCTTTCAGATAGTAATGAACCTGCTTTTGATCCCAGAAAAATCAATATTGCAACGGAACAGAACAGCCTAGCCACTATTGTCATGATGATTAAGGATGGCATTATTGATTTAGCCCCTGAATTTCAACGCAATCCGGGAATATGGACTCCAATTAAGAAAAGTCTTTTAATTGAATCTGTTTTATTGGGAATTCCTATCCCTGCTTTTTATTTTGATACTTCTGAAAGCGGCCATGAATCTGAAAACAGCTATGAAGAAAAGTGGTTAGTGGTAGATGGTTTACAACGTTTATCGGCATTTAAAGAATTTATCATAGATCAAACTTTAGAATTGACGGGATTAGTTTTATTAACGGATTTAAAAGGGCTAAAATATCATCAATTAGAGAAATTTTTACAATTAAAATTAAATCGTTATCAAGTCACCACTTTCTTGATAAGACCCAATACGCCTAAAGAAATTAGATATGACCTTTTTAGAAGAATTAATACGGGAGGATTAGTATTAAATGCTCAAGAGATACGAAACACCTTAAATAGAGGTAAACCCGCCCAGTTTTTAAAAAAATTGGCAGAAGATGCGCGTTTTTCTGCTTTATTTCCAATCAAAAATGACCGCATGGCAGATCGAGAACTTATTTTACGTTATATTGCTTTTTATAATAAACCTTATACAGAATATGAAGCCCCTTTTGCTAAATTTCTTGATAAGGCGATGGAGCATATTTCTATATTAAAACAATCTGAATTAGAGAATATAGAAAATGCTTTTTGGCAAGCATTGCAATTTATAAAAGATGCTGATCTTGATATAAATAAAAAACGACCTAATAAAGCATTGTTTGAGGTGCTTTGTGTTTTGCTGGGAAAATTAAATACAGAAGCATTGTCTAAGCTGAAAAAGAATAAAGAAAACTTTATTAAAGCGTTTAATGACATCAAATCAGACAAAAACAGTGAATTTTATAAATCCACTTATGAAGGAACAGCGAGTAAACCTTCAGTATTGACTCGCTTTAGCACCATTGAAGCATTAATTGAGAAGTATAAAAAATAA
- a CDS encoding AAA family ATPase codes for MIRYIYLKNFKAFQEAEIYPAALNIFSGLNGMGKSTFLQSLLLLRQSFLQKTLQDKGLLLNGNYLSLGKGKDVFSMYPIEDSHILKFEIEWIENHLLVTEFKADDDSDLLPNVKITGLSDIVLQQSLFSKRFQYLSAERISPKSYFPSSAYDVKELGSLGNHGEFTVYFIAENERKPIFLNGLAHPEEKSLVLLDQLDAWLKHIIPSIKLNPSKYREFELSRLSYIFEASKYVTGEMRPTNVGFGATYVLPIITAILSAQKGDLLIIENPESHLHPQGQAILGKLFAIAANQGVQLFIETHSDHVLNGVRVATKQKIIDPDDVGIFFFQRKADSEEHCTQIIRPYLDQDGRLDERPDGFFDEWGKQLDELLK; via the coding sequence ATGATCCGTTATATTTATCTTAAAAATTTTAAAGCGTTTCAAGAGGCAGAAATTTATCCTGCTGCCCTTAATATTTTCTCTGGCTTAAATGGCATGGGGAAATCTACGTTTTTACAATCTTTGCTTTTATTAAGACAATCTTTTTTACAAAAAACATTGCAAGATAAAGGCCTTTTGTTAAATGGCAATTATTTGAGTTTGGGGAAAGGGAAAGATGTGTTTTCTATGTATCCAATTGAGGATAGTCATATCCTAAAATTTGAAATTGAATGGATAGAAAATCATTTATTAGTCACCGAATTTAAAGCAGATGATGACTCTGATTTGCTGCCTAATGTAAAGATAACGGGGTTATCTGATATAGTATTGCAACAGTCTTTATTTTCTAAGCGATTTCAATATCTTAGTGCAGAGCGAATCAGCCCAAAAAGTTATTTTCCTTCTTCTGCTTATGATGTAAAAGAATTAGGCTCATTGGGAAATCATGGAGAATTTACAGTATATTTTATCGCTGAAAATGAGAGAAAGCCTATTTTTTTAAATGGCTTGGCACATCCTGAAGAAAAATCTTTAGTGCTTTTGGATCAACTTGATGCGTGGCTAAAACATATTATTCCCAGTATCAAACTTAATCCATCTAAATATCGGGAGTTTGAACTTTCTCGTCTTTCCTATATATTTGAAGCAAGTAAGTATGTCACAGGAGAAATGAGACCGACTAATGTAGGATTTGGTGCAACTTATGTTTTACCCATTATTACGGCTATTCTTTCGGCTCAAAAAGGTGATTTATTGATTATTGAAAATCCAGAATCTCATCTACATCCACAAGGGCAAGCTATTTTAGGTAAATTATTTGCCATAGCCGCTAATCAAGGTGTACAGCTTTTTATAGAAACTCACAGCGATCACGTTTTAAACGGGGTACGGGTGGCGACTAAACAGAAAATTATTGATCCTGATGATGTGGGCATTTTTTTCTTTCAAAGAAAAGCAGATTCTGAAGAACATTGCACACAAATTATTCGCCCTTATCTCGATCAAGATGGCCGCCTTGATGAAAGACCTGATGGTTTTTTTGATGAATGGGGTAAACAATTAGATGAGTTGTTGAAATAA
- the glp gene encoding gephyrin-like molybdotransferase Glp, translating to MLTIEQAIAHITSTVQPVQGQQQLAIREALGRVLAMDVYAPIDVPAARCSAMDGYAFARDSLPDQGRAHLQVVGQSLAGHPYTEKVKQGQCTRIFTGGVLPDDTDTVLMQEVVQKEGDKIQFDLSNVTLGQFVNAAGSDVQMGSLIVAQGKRLTPADIGLLASLGVPEVRVTRRLRVAFFSTGDELCALGQKPRPGQIYDSNRYTLGAMLRRLGGEVSDLGVIRDVPHDIEHCLLSAATHYDVIVSSGGVSVGEADYVTETLRRIGEVAFWKIAMKPGKPLSFGKIKEAIFFGLPGNPVAVMGTFYQCVRPALRRMMGEIVSPPVRFQVRCDSVLTKEAGRVEFQRGILSHDDSGMLLVRSTGRQNSNLLSSMSVANCFIVLPENCTRVEKGEWVLVEPFEGLDSSY from the coding sequence ATGCTCACCATTGAACAAGCCATTGCGCACATCACCTCGACCGTACAGCCCGTGCAAGGACAACAACAATTAGCTATACGTGAGGCGTTGGGACGGGTACTGGCAATGGATGTTTACGCACCTATTGATGTGCCTGCGGCGCGGTGTTCGGCAATGGATGGCTATGCGTTTGCGCGTGACTCGCTCCCCGATCAAGGCAGAGCGCATTTACAGGTGGTGGGACAGTCTTTGGCAGGGCATCCCTACACCGAAAAAGTAAAACAAGGACAATGTACCCGTATTTTTACAGGCGGTGTTTTACCCGATGACACAGATACAGTGCTGATGCAAGAAGTCGTACAAAAAGAGGGGGACAAAATTCAATTTGACCTCTCTAATGTGACATTAGGGCAATTTGTCAATGCCGCGGGGAGTGATGTACAAATGGGCAGCTTAATTGTCGCACAAGGTAAACGTTTGACTCCGGCCGATATTGGATTACTTGCGTCGTTGGGTGTACCAGAAGTCCGAGTCACACGACGGTTGCGGGTGGCTTTTTTTTCTACGGGGGATGAATTGTGTGCGTTGGGACAAAAACCGCGCCCCGGCCAAATTTATGACAGCAATCGTTATACGCTTGGTGCGATGTTGCGACGCTTAGGAGGGGAAGTGAGTGATCTGGGTGTCATTCGGGATGTGCCACATGATATTGAACATTGCTTATTGTCCGCAGCAACGCATTATGATGTTATCGTGAGTTCGGGTGGGGTCTCCGTGGGAGAGGCCGATTATGTGACAGAAACACTGCGGCGAATCGGAGAAGTTGCCTTTTGGAAAATCGCCATGAAACCAGGCAAACCGTTGAGCTTTGGGAAAATTAAGGAGGCGATTTTTTTTGGTTTACCGGGCAATCCCGTCGCCGTGATGGGAACGTTTTACCAATGCGTGCGTCCTGCATTACGGCGCATGATGGGTGAAATTGTCTCTCCTCCCGTTCGTTTTCAAGTGCGCTGCGACAGTGTGTTGACCAAAGAGGCAGGGCGCGTGGAATTTCAACGCGGTATTCTCAGTCACGATGACAGCGGCATGTTGCTGGTACGCTCTACTGGACGACAAAATTCTAATTTATTGAGTTCCATGAGTGTTGCCAATTGTTTTATTGTTTTACCTGAAAACTGTACTCGTGTAGAAAAAGGGGAATGGGTTTTAGTAGAACCTTTTGAAGGTTTAGACAGCAGCTATTAA
- a CDS encoding IS630 family transposase, translating to MYLASGVEGLKLAYKGSPGYLKPREREDVINWIQEKKTITIEELKRYLKEEYDVFYSSNTPYTKLLEEANLSYKKTHKENSAKDEVKVEAKKKEIKDLIDKEREQIESGEVMYWMQDESHQLWGDICAYVWSKKGERTSIKMSNYRTSQTWYGAVNIYTGEFILDRAKKADTKYTIDFINWLIYRYKEARHVIIWDGASYHRSEGLRTYLEKLNGGLPESEWKVRLLRFAPNAPEQNPVEDIWLQGKNWVRKNFHRLSSFKEVTSMFETFLSGKVFKFNKIKQYLIPNI from the coding sequence ATTTATTTAGCGTCAGGGGTGGAAGGATTAAAGTTAGCGTATAAAGGCTCGCCAGGGTATTTAAAGCCGCGTGAACGAGAAGATGTGATTAATTGGATACAAGAAAAGAAGACAATAACAATAGAGGAACTAAAGAGATACTTAAAAGAGGAGTATGATGTTTTCTATTCTTCAAATACTCCTTATACTAAATTATTAGAAGAAGCGAATTTAAGTTATAAGAAGACACACAAAGAGAATTCGGCAAAAGATGAGGTAAAAGTAGAAGCTAAAAAAAAAGAGATTAAGGATTTAATAGATAAGGAGCGTGAACAGATAGAAAGTGGAGAGGTAATGTACTGGATGCAAGACGAAAGCCATCAGTTGTGGGGAGATATTTGTGCTTATGTTTGGTCGAAAAAAGGAGAAAGAACGTCAATAAAGATGAGTAATTATCGCACGTCTCAAACGTGGTATGGAGCGGTGAATATTTATACGGGAGAATTTATTTTAGATAGGGCAAAGAAAGCTGATACAAAATATACGATAGACTTTATTAACTGGCTCATTTACAGATATAAAGAAGCCCGTCATGTGATTATTTGGGATGGTGCAAGTTATCATCGTTCTGAAGGTTTAAGAACTTATTTAGAGAAATTAAATGGGGGACTTCCAGAATCAGAATGGAAAGTTCGTTTATTAAGATTTGCGCCCAATGCACCAGAGCAAAATCCAGTCGAGGATATTTGGCTTCAAGGTAAGAATTGGGTCAGAAAGAATTTTCATCGTCTATCAAGCTTTAAAGAAGTCACTAGTATGTTTGAGACCTTTTTGTCAGGTAAAGTGTTTAAGTTTAATAAAATTAAACAGTATCTTATACCTAATATCTAG